GATGCTCACCGCCCCAGCCTAAGGTTCAGTCCGTATCGCCGCCGTCGTGGCCCGGGATCGCCCGCAGTGCGGCCCACAGCTCGGCCCGGCCGGTCACGCCAAGCTTCGCGTAGATCCGCTGGAGGTGGTTTTCCACGGTCCGTGCGGAGAGGTAGAGCCGTTCGGCGATGGCCCGGCTGGGCGCGCCGTGCGCGGCGAGGCGGGCCACCTGCCACTCCCGCTCGGTGAGCACCGGTGCGCCGGCCTGCAGCGCCGGCGTCCGGATCAGGTCACAACGCCCGAGCAACCCGGCCAGGCGTTCCCGGGCATCGTTGGCCGTCGCCGACTGCTGCTGGCGCAACCGTTGCACGGCCTGGGAGGTTGCCTCGGCCGCGTACACGGTCAACTCCAGTGCGGCATAGTCGTCGGCGACCGCGAGCAGATCCGCGGCAGAGTCGGTCACCGCGGCGCGGGCGTGCCGGGCCAGCAGCGGCGGAAGCACCCCGTCGACCCGTTCGGAGAGCTCGGCCAGACGCTGTGCCACGGTGCGCCGGCCACCGTCGGAACAGGTGGGCCCGACCGCCATGCCGGCCTGTTCCAGCCGGACGAGGTCGTGGAGGACGTGCACCTCGTGCCCGGCGAAGCCGTCCGAGCGCAGCCGGTCCACCAGGTCGCTGAGGTGCTTGACCGCGCCCGGCAGGTCACCCGACGTGGCAAGCGTCGCGCCCCGGGCCTGCTCCAGCCATGGGTAGAGCACCGCCATGCCTGGCGCGTGGGTGCGGTCCGCCTCGGCCATCGCCGCGGTGGCCTGCGCGGCGTCGCCGCGCAGCGCCGCCGACTGGGCGCGTTCGGCCTGGGCCAGACCGGCGTAGACCCGGCTGGTGGCCAGCACCGCACAGGCACCCAGCGAGGTACGCATGGCCGCGTCGCTCTGCCCGCGCAGCCGGGCCGCGTACGCCTGGAGGATGGCCAGGTAGCCGGTGCCGAGCCGGAAGTCGCCAGCGCCGGCGAGGTCGGCGAACTCGTCGGCCACGATCGCGTCGATCCCGGCGAGGTCGCCGGTGAGCATGAGCCGGGTGCCCCGGGCGAGCTCCAGGGCCAGCTGCAGGTACGGCATGTCGGTGCGCCAGTTGGCTACGGCGGAGTGCACCTGGGCGATCGCCGTACCGCTGCGGGTCAGCTGGCCCTGTGCGGCCTGGACGTACGCGATGGTGCAGCGGGCCAGCTCGCGGGCGGCGACGCCGGCCGCCGGCCGGTCCAGTACGCGTTGGCTGAGCCGTACCGCGGTGGTCGTGTCCAGTCGGTGCAGGCGCATGATGGCCTCGAAGGCGTGCACCCGGGAGCGGTCGGCGGAGTCGCTGAGTTGTTCGACCTGGCTCGCGATCTCCTCCACCGTGGACTGCCGGCTGAGCCCCCAGTAGCTGACCATCCCGCGCACGGTCAGCCAGCGGCAGAACCGCCGCTCGTCGCCGGGCTCGGGGGTCACCGCGTCGAGGACGTCGATCGCCTCGTCGGGCCGGTCGGCGAACATCAGGATGGTGGCGAGCAGCTCGGCGGCGTCGGAGCCGCCATCGGCGTGCAACGCGGCACGGGCCAGGCGGGTCGCCAGCGGCACGTCATAGCGGGTGAACGCCTGGACGGCGGCGTCCACCAACAACGCCGGGTCCTGTGCGGTGCCCGAGTCGAGTCGCCACACCGCGACCCGCAGCAGGTCGTCGCGGCGGCGCTTGCCGACCTGCTCGAGCAGCTCGGCGAGGTGTGCCTGAAGTCGGCGGGTGCGGCTGACCGGGCAGCGGCGGCGCATCACCTCGCCGTAGAGCGGATGAGCCAGCCGGACGTTGGTCCGTCGGTCGTGCTGGACGACGCTGATCAGGCCGCGTTCCTCGGCGGTCTCCACGTCGGCCGGGTCGGCGGCCTTGTTGAGCAGGTGCAGGCCGAGTGGTTCGCCGAACGCGACCAGCTCGACGACCGCGCGGACGCCGTCGGTGAGTTTCCCGACCCGGGTGTCGATCAGGTCGGTCAGGTTCGGAGCCAGCTCCAGTCGCCCGGTCCACTTCCAGATCCCGTAGGTGCGTTTCAGCTCGGCGCTGCCGTTGGCGGCGTGCACCAGCTCCCGGAGCAGCAGCGGATTTCCCGCCGACAGCCGACCGAGCCGGTCGGCGGAGCCGGCGTCGACCGGGCCGCCCAGGATCGCCGCCAGCAGGCCGGCGGTTTCCGCATGCGGCATCGGGCTCAGCTCGACGTGCTCGACCAGGTCGTCGGTCCAGAGTGCGCGGATCGGCAGCGGGATCTGCTCGCCGTCGCGCAGGGTGCCGACCACTGTGGCGTTCTCGGCGCGGGCGACCAGGTGCACCAGGGCGGCGGAGGGCGGATCGAGCAGGTGGGCATCGTCGATGGCGAGCACGATCCGGCGGCCGGCCGCCTGCTGTTGCAGCACGTTGAGCGCCCAGCGCAGGATCCCGGCGGGGGAGAGGCCCTGGGGCTGCTCGGCGGGGAGGACCTGCACCAGCCCGCCGAACGGCAGCGCGGCGGTGGTGGCGCTGGCGGCGATGGACCAGATCGCGAACCGTTCGGTGGGCAACGCGCTCACGCCTTCGCGCAGCAGCCGACTCTTGCCGATGCCCGCGCTGCCGCTGAAGAAGAGCCCGCGGCCGGCCTCGCCGGTCACCGCCGTCAGCAGGCGGTTGAGCTCGTCGGACCGGCCGACGAACTTCCATCGACTCATCCGCGCAGCATATCGATCGGAATCCGTCCGCGCCCGCACCGTCACGCAACGAAGTTGAGTAGTCGCACAATTACCGGTGAGTATTCCCGGTGTTCCACCTGGTTGCCGGCCCGCCCGTAGTCTTCCGGCATCCGGGTTTGCACCGGAATTCCCACCCGACCGGATGTCCGGTCAACTGCCCTGGGAGGCCACCTGATGAAGCAGGGCCCTCTCCCCTCGGTCGACTCGTCGGACGACATCGTGGGCACAGCCGACCTGCCCAGCGGTGGCCCACTGCCCACCCGGGTCGGCGTGACCGACTCGGCCCCGGAGGAGCCCCTCGGTGTGGTCGCCGTCGGCCCGGGCGGTGCCGAACGACGCGCCGTGCTCGCCCGGCTGCTCGGGCTCGACCCGGTCATGCTCACCGTGCCTGCGGGCAGTTGGCTGGTGGTGCGGAACGCGAAGGCGCCCACCCGGGCGGCGTTCGTGCCCGGTTACCGCCAGCCGCACTCGTACGGCGCGGACCGCAACGCCGCCGGCCCGGCGTTGGCCCGTCCGCCCCGGCGGGTCGAGTTGAGCGTGCCCGAGCCACTGCTGCGGCACTTCGCTCTGATCGACGTTCCGGACACGGCCACGCTCGGTGCGGCCGGCAGGCGGGTGCTGCTCGACGCGGTGGGCCGGGCCGGCGCGCTGCTCTTCGTGATCGCCGCCAACCAGGCGTTCACCGCCGCTGAGCTGAACCTGCTCGCCGAGGTCGCCCCGACCCCGGTGGAGGTTGTCTTCGCGGTGACCCCCGGCGCGGCAGGTTGGGCGCCACTGGTCGACGGTGCGGCGGCGACGGAGGACGCGGGGGCGTCCGTCCCGCCGGTCGGGGGTCCGGCGACGGAGGTGGACGCGGCCGCGGTGACCGTGGCGGCCCACCGGGCCGCGCTGTTGGCCGCGGTGCCGACGCTTGCCGGCGCGCGGTGGTTCCCGATCGACGCCCACGCCGTCGGGGACTGCGCCGCCGACCTGCGCCGGGCGTTGGTGGGCTGGTCGTCGGTGCAGGGGCTGCAGCGGGCCAGTGCCGACCCGCCGGTGCTGCCGGGCCAGCACGGTCGGGTAGCCGTGGCCGCCGATCCGGGAGGCTGGTCCGAGCAACTCGACCGGCAGACCCGCTCGTGTGCTCAGCGGATCCGTCAGCACCTCGCCCTGGAGTTGGCGAACATCCACCTGCGCGCGGTTCAGGAGATCGTGTTCGGGGTCGGCTGCGCCGGCATACCCGACCTACTGGACCGGGAGATGGCCGCGTTGTCGCTGTTGGCCACCGCGCAGTGCGACCATGCGGTGCGCGGCATCGTGGCCGACGCCGCGGCCCGGGTGCTCGGCGCGCCGCCGTCCGAGGGAGTGCGCCGGCGGATCGCCACCGCCGTGCAGTACGGCCTGACCGATCACCGGCCCGGCCATGAGTTGGACAAGGTGCTGCTGGTCACCAGCACGGCTGGGGTGGCCGGGTTGACCGGCGCGGAGGCGATCGACGCCCTCGCCAACTATCCGACGGCGTCCCGCGACGAGGTGCTCCCGCCGGTCGCGGTGGCGCTCTCCGGCGGGTGCTGGCAGCAGTGGCGGATGCCCGGCAACGACGACCACAGCGCGGCGCGGGCCTGGTCCCAACGTGCGGTGCGGGAGGTCGAGCTGGGGTTGTCCCGGGAGATCTCCCGGCGGTTCGAAGTGATCCGGCTCTCGCTGGGCGCGGTGCTCTCCGATGCAGTCGATCACGGCATCCTGCTCGCCTGACGGCGTGGCCGCCCCCCGGTCCGGGTCTGCTCCGCACCGCGCCTCCGATGGCGTCCGGGGCGGGTCAGAGGTGTCCGGCGTGGGCGATCCGCGCCGGGCCGGCGTTCCGGTTCCTCGGTTCCGGGAAACCGGTGGCACGATGGGGGGCATGGCGGCTCCGCAGGTTGCACCGGTCGAGACGCCGGACACTGACGAGGTGCCGGCGGCTGACCGGCAATGGGTGACGATCGTGTGGGACGACCCGGTCAATCTGATGACGTACGTGACCTGGGTCTTCCAGAAGCTTTTCGGCTACAGCCGGGAGAGGGCCGAGCAGTTGATGCTGGACGTGCACCACAAGGGCCGTGCCGTGGTCTCCACCGGTGCCCGGGAGCGGATGGAGCACGACGCGTCGCAGCTGCACGCGTACGGGCTGTGGGCGACGGTGGACCGGTCATGAGCATGTTCCGCCGCCAGGCCGGCCGTTATGTCGCCATCTTCGCCGTCGACGAGGTGCGGGTGTTGCGCAAGGTCGCCTCCGAGGTGGTCGGCCTGCTCACCGACGGTTTCGACCACACCGACCCGGTCGTCGGTCGGCTCTTCCCGGCGGTCTACCCGAAGGACGCGCCCGGCACCGCCGAGTTCCGCCGCTACACCGAGGGCGACCTGAAGACCGCGAAGATCGATCAGGCGGGGGCGATCCTGGCCGCGCTGCCCGACGACGCCGGCGGTGAGGTGCGACTGGACGCCGAGGCGGCCGAGGCATGGTTGCGGGCGCTGAACGACGCCCGACTCGCGATGGGCGTCCGACTGGAGATCAAGGACGGCACGGATCTGGGCGAGGAGTTGGACGACGCGGTCGCCGAGGACCCCGCCTCCAGCCGGGTGTTCCAGCTTTCGGTCTACGCGTACCTCGGGTATCTGCAGGAGTCGCTGCTCAACGCCTTGATCGACTAGTCGTGACCGGCACCACTTCGGCCCGTGCTCGGCAGGCGTTAGGCTGGTGCACGTGCTGAGCATCGACCGGTCGATCATCGACGCGATCGTCGCCCACGCGCGCCGGGATCACCCCGACGAGGCGTGCGGCGTGGTCGCCGGTCCCGTCGGCAGCGACACCCCGACCCGGCACATCCCGATGGACAACGCCGCGCGGTCGATGACCTTCTACGAGTTCGACTCGATGGAGCACCTGCGGGTGTGGCGGGAGATGGACGACCGGGACGAGGAGCCCGTGGTCATCTACCACTCGCACACCGCCACCGAGGCGTACCCGTCACGGACGGATGTCTCCTTCGCCGGCGAGCCGGGCGCGCATTACCTGCTCGTCTCGACGCGTGAGCCCGACTCGGAGGAGATCCGGTCGTTCCGGATCGTCGACGGCGTGGTCACCGAGGAGCCGGTTCGGGTCGTGGAGGCCGGCGTCGACCCACATGCCGTCCAGTCCTACATGTTCGGGCAGAGCCCGGCGACGGTCGACTACGAGTGTTCCGGCCGCTGATCCGTCAGCGTCCGCACCCGTCTCGTCCCGTCACCGTAGGCACACCCGATCGAGGAGTTCGACATCATGGCCATTGAGGTTCGCATCCCCACCATCCTGCGCAGCTACACCGGCGGCGCCAAGGTCGTCGACGGCACCGGCGACACCCTCGCCGATCTGCTCACCGACCTGGATTCCCGGCACGGCGGCCTGCGTGGCCGGCTGATCACCGAGGCTGGCACGCTGCACCGCTTCGTCAACGTCTACGTGAACGACGAGGACGTCCGTTTCCTCGGCGCGTTGGACGCCAAGCTCACTGACGGTGACAGCGTTACCATCCTGCCGGCCGTGGCCGGCGGCGCGTTCGGCTTCGCTGCGGCAGCGGCGATCAGTTCGCACGGCGCCGCCGTCGCGGCTCGCTGAGGTCGGCCGCCATGGCGCGGTACGACAGCCTGCTCGACGCGTGCGGGGGTACGCCGCTGGTCGGCCTGCCCCGGCTCTCTCCGACGGTGCCCGACGGGGCCCCGCCGGTGCGGCTCTGGGCCAAACTGGAGGACCGGAACCCGACCGGCAGCATCAAGGACCGCGCGGCGCTCTTCATGGTGCGGGCGGCGGAGGAGGCCGGCCGGCTTCGCGCGGGTGACACCATCCTCGAGCCGACCAGTGGCAACACCGGCATCTCGTTGGCGATGGTGGCCAAGTTGCGCGGCTACCGGCTGGTCTGTGTGATGCCCGAGAACGTCTCCACCGAGCGGGTCCAGTTGCTCCGGATGTACGGGGCCGAGATCATCTTCTCGCCGGCGGCGGGTGGTTCCAACCAGGCGGTTGCCACCGCCAAGCAGATCTCCGTGGAGCACCCGGACTGGGTGATGCTCTACCAGTACGGCAACGAGGCCAACGCGCGGGCGCACTACGAGACGACCGGGCCGGAGCTGCTGCACGACCTGCCCACCATCACGCACTTCGTGGCGGGGCTCGGCACCACCGGCACCCTGATGGGTGCCGGGCGCTACCTGCGGGAAAAGGTCGAGGGCGTTCAGGTCGTGGCCGCCGAGCCGCGTTACGGCGAGGTGGTCTACGGCCTGCGCAACATCGACGAGGGGTACGTGCCGGAGTTGTACGACGCCTCGGTGCTCTCCCGACGCTTCTCGGTCGGCACCCGGGACGCGGTGCTGCGCACCCGGCAACTGGTGGAGGTGGAGGGCATCTTCGCCGGCTTCTCCACAGGTGCCATCCTGCATGCCGCGCTCGCGGTCGCGCACGAGGCGGTCCGCGACGGCCGGCGGGCCGACGTGGCCTTCGTGGTCTGCGACGGCGGGTGGAAGTACCTGTCGACCGGCGCGTACGGCGGCACGCTCGCCGATGCCGAGGACGCCCTGGAGGGGCAGCTCTGGGCCTGAACGGACTGGTCTTCCCGGGTACGGGCCGTCGATGTGCGTCGACGGCCCGTACTCTGCCCGGCGGGCTGTGAGCACGTGTCACGTTCGTGACAACTTCCGTTGGATGATTCTTGCTGCCGGGCACCCCAGCGTAGGCTGCGCAGCGTGACGTACGCGTCGGTAGAGATCATGGCTGGGGCGACGGCCGCCACGAATGCTACTGACAGTGACAGCGAGACAACTCGATGCGACTGACCGTCCTTGGAAGCGCTGGGAGTTTCCCCGGCCCCGAGTCGCCCTGCTCGGCCTACCTCGTCGAGGCTGACGGTTTTCGCCTCCTGGTCGACTTCGGTTCGGGCTCGCTGTCCAGCCTTCAGCGGTACGCCGGGTTGCATGCCCCGGACGCGATCCTGCTGACCCACCTGCACTGTGATCACATGTTCGACGCTGTTCTCTATGTGGTGGTGCGCCGGTGGGCCCCGGACGGCCCCTACCCGGCGCTGCCGGTGTACGCGCCCGCTGGCGCGCCGGACCGGCTCAGCGCCGCGTACGGCGAGGACGGTTCGGTGGAGGACGTGTACCAGTTCTATGCGCTCCAGCCGGGCACCTTCCCGATCGGCCCGTTCACCGTCACCGTCGACCGGGTCAACCATCCCGTCGAGACGTACGGCGTGCGGTTGGAGCACGACGGCCGTTCGCTGTGTTACTCGTCGGACACCGCGCCCTGCGAGGCGTTGCTGCGGCTGGCGCAGAACGCCGACGTGTTCCTCTGCGAGGCCAGTTACCTTGACGGCGTGGACAATCCGCCGGATCTGCACCTGACCGGTCGGGAGGCCGGTGAGGCGGCGACCAAGGCCGCGGTGGGCCGGCTGTTGCTCACCCACCTGGTGCCCGCCTGGGGCAGTGAGGCGCACACGCTGGAGTCGGCCGCCTCCGCGTACGCGGGGCCGCTCGAGGTGGTCCGGCCCGGCGCCAGCTACGACGTCTGACGCACCGGGTCGACCTGGCCCGGCTCTACGCCAGCCTGGACCTGTTCGTGCACACCGGACCGCACGAGACCTTCGGCCAAACCCTTCAGGAGGCGCTGGCCTCCGGGGTGCCGGTCGTGGCGCGAACAGCGGTGGTCCGGCCGATCTGGTCGACCAGGGTGTGACCGGGCTGCTGGTGCCACCGGCGACGGCGACGCGCTGGCCACCGCGGCCGTCGACCTGGCGGGCGACGCCGAACGGCGGCGGGCCTACGGGCTGGCCGCCCGGGTCGCCGTCAGCCGGCGTAGCTGGGCGGCCGTCGGCGACGAGCTGATCGGGCACTACCACGCGGTACGGGCAGTGGCCGCCACCGTCGGCCTGCCGGCCGCGTCGTGACCGGGGCTGCGGGCGGGCTGCGGATCGTGCGGCTCGCCAACTTCGTGACGGCACGCTCCGGTGGGCTGCGTACCGCGGTGACCCGCCTGGCGGCCCGGCCGGAGGCGGATCGGCGGAGGGTCGCCCGGGCCAGAGCCGAGGAGTTCGGGTGGTCGGCGGCGGTCACCGGGTTCCTCCGGGTGCACGACGCGAACACACCTCGGGGCACCCCGAGCGAGGTGGGCTACCGGACCGCATAGGGTGCAGGGATGGCGCGACCTGACGGGCGAGGGCCCTCTCAACTTCGACCGGTGACCCTGACCCGAGGCTGGAGCACCCATCCGGAGGGCTCGGTGCTCGTCGAGTTCGGCGGCACCCGGGTGCTCTGCACGGCGAGCGTCACCGAGGGGGTGCCCCGCTGGCGCAAGGGCTCCGGGCTCGGCTGGGTGACCGCCGAGTACGCGATGCTGCCCCGGGCCACCAACACCCGCTCCGACCGGGAGAGCGTCAAGGGTCGGGTCGGTGGCCGCACCCACGAGATCTCTCGGCTGATCGGCCGTAGCCTGCGGGCCAGCATCGACCTCAAGGCGCTCGGCGAGAACTCGATCGTGCTCGACTGCGACGTGCTCCAGGCCGACGGCGGCACCCGGACGGCCGCGATCACCGGCGCGTACGTCGCGTTGCACGACGCGGTGGGGTGGCTCGCCGCCCGCAAGGCGTTGGCCGGGAAGCCGGACAAGGTGATGCACCGGTCGGTGGCCGCGGTCAGCGTGGGGATCATCGCCGGTGAGGCGCGACTGGACCTCTGCTACGAGGAGGACGTCGCCGCCGAGGTGGACATGAACGTGGTCTGCACCGGTGCGGGTGACTTCGTGGAGGTGCAGGGCACCGGCGAGGCGGGCGTGTTCGCCCGGGACCAGCTCGACAGCCTGCTGGACCTGGCCGTGGCCGGATGCGCCGAGTTGGCCGAAGCCCAGCGGAAGGCTCTCGCGTGAGCGCGAGGAGTGAGCTTGCGAGCCCCGCAGTCGCGAACAAAGGTGATTCAGCATGAACAAGGTCCTGCTCGCCACCCGTAACCGTAAGAAGCTGGTGGAACTTCAGCGGATCCTGGACGGCGCGCTCGGTGCGCACCGGATCGCCCTGATCGGGCTGGACGACATCGAGCAGTACGCGGAGCTGCCGGAGACCGGCCTGACCTTCGGCGAGAACGCACTCATCAAGGCGCGGGAGGGCTGCCGCCAGAGCGGCCTGCCAACCATCGCCGACGACTCGGGGATCGCGGTGGACGCGCTCAACGGGATGCCGGGGGTGTTCAGCGCCCGCTGGTCCGGCCGGCACGGCGACGATAAGGCCAACCTTCAGCTGGTGCTGGATCAGATCGCCGACGTGCCCGACGAGCAGCGGGCCGCCTCGTTCGTCTGCACTGTGGCGTTGGTGCTGCCCGGCGGCAAGGAGCACCTGGTCGATGGCCGGCAGTCCGGTCGGGTGCTGCGCGCTCCGCGCGGCGATGGTGGGTTCGGCTACGACCCGATCTTCCTCGGCGACGGGCAGGACCGGACCAACGCCGAGTTGACCCCGGCCGAGAAGGACGCCATCAGCCACCGCGGCAAGGCGCTGCGGGAGCTGGCGAAGCTGGTCGCCAAGGTCCTGCCGCCCGCCGCCTGACGGGCGCGAGGTCCTGCCGCCCGCCGCCTGACGGGCGCGAGGTCCTGCCGCCCGCCGCCTGACGGGCGCGAGGTGCTGCCGCCCGCCGCCTGACCCGCGGCGGACGACAGCGACCCGGGGGAGGTCAGCCGAGCGGGCCGACCTCCCGTTCGATGGCGGCGCGCAGCTCCGGCCCGGCGACGACGGCACGGGCTGCCTCCATCACCGGGGCGAGGAACACGTCCGGCCCGGGTTCGCCGGCCGCCCCGCCCAGCGCGGCGACGGCGGCCCGACCGGCCGGTGACGGCTCCAGCGGTGCGCGCAGTTGCAGGCCGCGTACGCCGGCCAGCAACTCGACCGCGAGCAGGCTGGTGAGGTTGTCCAGCACCGTGCGTAGCTTCTTGGCCGCGGCCCAGCCCATCGAGACGTGGTCCTCCTGCATGCCACTGGTGGGCAGCGAGTCCACCGAGGCCGGGGCGGCCAGCCGACGGTTCTCGGCGACGATCCCGGCCGCCGTGTACTGGGCGATCATCAGCCCGGAGTTGACCCCGGCGTCGGGGGACAGGAACGCCGGCAGCTCGCGGGATCGGGTGACGTCGAGCAGCCGGTCCACCCGCCGCTCGGCGATCGCGCCCACCTCGGCGGCGGCGATGGCGAGGAAGTCCGCGGCGAAGCCGAGCGGTGCGCCGTGGAAGTTGCCCGTCGATTCGACCCGGCCGTCCGGCAGCACCACCGGGTTGTCCACCACGGACACCAGCTCCCGGCCGGCGACCGTGCGGACGAAGTCCAGGGTGTCGCGGGCCGCACCGGCCACCTGCGGGGCACACCGCATCGAGTACGCGTCCTGCACGGCGTGCGCCAGGTCGTCGCGGTGCGAGTCCATCACACGGGAGTCCTGGAGCAGCCG
The nucleotide sequence above comes from Micromonospora luteifusca. Encoded proteins:
- a CDS encoding MBL fold metallo-hydrolase — protein: MRLTVLGSAGSFPGPESPCSAYLVEADGFRLLVDFGSGSLSSLQRYAGLHAPDAILLTHLHCDHMFDAVLYVVVRRWAPDGPYPALPVYAPAGAPDRLSAAYGEDGSVEDVYQFYALQPGTFPIGPFTVTVDRVNHPVETYGVRLEHDGRSLCYSSDTAPCEALLRLAQNADVFLCEASYLDGVDNPPDLHLTGREAGEAATKAAVGRLLLTHLVPAWGSEAHTLESAASAYAGPLEVVRPGASYDV
- a CDS encoding Mov34/MPN/PAD-1 family protein is translated as MLSIDRSIIDAIVAHARRDHPDEACGVVAGPVGSDTPTRHIPMDNAARSMTFYEFDSMEHLRVWREMDDRDEEPVVIYHSHTATEAYPSRTDVSFAGEPGAHYLLVSTREPDSEEIRSFRIVDGVVTEEPVRVVEAGVDPHAVQSYMFGQSPATVDYECSGR
- the rdgB gene encoding RdgB/HAM1 family non-canonical purine NTP pyrophosphatase; translation: MNKVLLATRNRKKLVELQRILDGALGAHRIALIGLDDIEQYAELPETGLTFGENALIKAREGCRQSGLPTIADDSGIAVDALNGMPGVFSARWSGRHGDDKANLQLVLDQIADVPDEQRAASFVCTVALVLPGGKEHLVDGRQSGRVLRAPRGDGGFGYDPIFLGDGQDRTNAELTPAEKDAISHRGKALRELAKLVAKVLPPAA
- a CDS encoding DUF2017 domain-containing protein, with amino-acid sequence MSMFRRQAGRYVAIFAVDEVRVLRKVASEVVGLLTDGFDHTDPVVGRLFPAVYPKDAPGTAEFRRYTEGDLKTAKIDQAGAILAALPDDAGGEVRLDAEAAEAWLRALNDARLAMGVRLEIKDGTDLGEELDDAVAEDPASSRVFQLSVYAYLGYLQESLLNALID
- a CDS encoding PLP-dependent cysteine synthase family protein codes for the protein MARYDSLLDACGGTPLVGLPRLSPTVPDGAPPVRLWAKLEDRNPTGSIKDRAALFMVRAAEEAGRLRAGDTILEPTSGNTGISLAMVAKLRGYRLVCVMPENVSTERVQLLRMYGAEIIFSPAAGGSNQAVATAKQISVEHPDWVMLYQYGNEANARAHYETTGPELLHDLPTITHFVAGLGTTGTLMGAGRYLREKVEGVQVVAAEPRYGEVVYGLRNIDEGYVPELYDASVLSRRFSVGTRDAVLRTRQLVEVEGIFAGFSTGAILHAALAVAHEAVRDGRRADVAFVVCDGGWKYLSTGAYGGTLADAEDALEGQLWA
- a CDS encoding LuxR C-terminal-related transcriptional regulator, producing the protein MSRWKFVGRSDELNRLLTAVTGEAGRGLFFSGSAGIGKSRLLREGVSALPTERFAIWSIAASATTAALPFGGLVQVLPAEQPQGLSPAGILRWALNVLQQQAAGRRIVLAIDDAHLLDPPSAALVHLVARAENATVVGTLRDGEQIPLPIRALWTDDLVEHVELSPMPHAETAGLLAAILGGPVDAGSADRLGRLSAGNPLLLRELVHAANGSAELKRTYGIWKWTGRLELAPNLTDLIDTRVGKLTDGVRAVVELVAFGEPLGLHLLNKAADPADVETAEERGLISVVQHDRRTNVRLAHPLYGEVMRRRCPVSRTRRLQAHLAELLEQVGKRRRDDLLRVAVWRLDSGTAQDPALLVDAAVQAFTRYDVPLATRLARAALHADGGSDAAELLATILMFADRPDEAIDVLDAVTPEPGDERRFCRWLTVRGMVSYWGLSRQSTVEEIASQVEQLSDSADRSRVHAFEAIMRLHRLDTTTAVRLSQRVLDRPAAGVAARELARCTIAYVQAAQGQLTRSGTAIAQVHSAVANWRTDMPYLQLALELARGTRLMLTGDLAGIDAIVADEFADLAGAGDFRLGTGYLAILQAYAARLRGQSDAAMRTSLGACAVLATSRVYAGLAQAERAQSAALRGDAAQATAAMAEADRTHAPGMAVLYPWLEQARGATLATSGDLPGAVKHLSDLVDRLRSDGFAGHEVHVLHDLVRLEQAGMAVGPTCSDGGRRTVAQRLAELSERVDGVLPPLLARHARAAVTDSAADLLAVADDYAALELTVYAAEATSQAVQRLRQQQSATANDARERLAGLLGRCDLIRTPALQAGAPVLTEREWQVARLAAHGAPSRAIAERLYLSARTVENHLQRIYAKLGVTGRAELWAALRAIPGHDGGDTD
- the rph gene encoding ribonuclease PH, coding for MARPDGRGPSQLRPVTLTRGWSTHPEGSVLVEFGGTRVLCTASVTEGVPRWRKGSGLGWVTAEYAMLPRATNTRSDRESVKGRVGGRTHEISRLIGRSLRASIDLKALGENSIVLDCDVLQADGGTRTAAITGAYVALHDAVGWLAARKALAGKPDKVMHRSVAAVSVGIIAGEARLDLCYEEDVAAEVDMNVVCTGAGDFVEVQGTGEAGVFARDQLDSLLDLAVAGCAELAEAQRKALA
- a CDS encoding MoaD/ThiS family protein codes for the protein MAIEVRIPTILRSYTGGAKVVDGTGDTLADLLTDLDSRHGGLRGRLITEAGTLHRFVNVYVNDEDVRFLGALDAKLTDGDSVTILPAVAGGAFGFAAAAAISSHGAAVAAR
- the clpS gene encoding ATP-dependent Clp protease adapter ClpS, with amino-acid sequence MAAPQVAPVETPDTDEVPAADRQWVTIVWDDPVNLMTYVTWVFQKLFGYSRERAEQLMLDVHHKGRAVVSTGARERMEHDASQLHAYGLWATVDRS